A window of the Cannabis sativa cultivar Pink pepper isolate KNU-18-1 chromosome X, ASM2916894v1, whole genome shotgun sequence genome harbors these coding sequences:
- the LOC115703240 gene encoding upstream activation factor subunit spp27 isoform X2, with product MVSDEELVIRLREILCVSDLDTTTPSSVRRQLEADFGLALSDRKAFIREQIDIYLQSNLTKPQDQEEEVKEGDKGAEVAEVEQEEEGEAETEEGEDEDDSQGKDSRKGGSTKEEKVKKRGGFNKLCSLSPQLQEVVGEPELSRPEVVKKVWCHIRENNLQDPNNKRNIICDEPMRAIFRVKTINMFQMNKVLSKHIWPLSTEDGIVKQKQRADAIDDCQSEVESSKTVEEVEEEEEEEVKVKVKDSKPNKRKRGKSAEVDKGVKKKAGGFTKVCSLSPQLQLFIGESKLARTEVVRRLWRYIKENNLQDPKNKQNIICDKSLHTLFNVDIINMFQMNKALAAHIWPLKIEDEAPADSSQRDDKARQDQEEASPADSSQREKQSDEEQEEGSV from the exons ATGGTTTCTGACGAAGAACTCGTGATCCGGCTCCGTGAGATTCTATGCGTTTCGGACCTTGATACCACCACGCCCAGCAGTGTCCGCCGCCAGCTCGAGGCCGATTTTGGGCTCGCTTTATCAGACCGAAAAGCCTTTATCCGCGAACAAATCGACATTTACCTGCAATCCAACCTCACCAAACCTCAAGACCAGGAAGAGGAAGTTAAAGAAGGGGATAAAGGAGCAGAGGTCGCTGAAGtagaacaagaggaagaaggcgAAGCCGAAACGGAAGAGGGAGAAGACGAGGATGATAGTCAGGGCAAAGATAGCAGAAAAGGAGG GTCGACCAAGGAGGAGAAAGTTAAAAAAAGAGGCGGCTTTAATAAATTATGTAGCCTTTCTCCACAGTTGCAAGAAGTTGTTGGAGAGCCAGAATTGTCCAGGCCAGag GTTGTGAAGAAAGTATGGTGCCACATCCGGGAAAATAATCTGCAGGATCCCAATAATAAGAGAAATATTATTTGTGATGAACCAATGCGTGCCATTTTCCGTGTTAAAACAATTAATATGTTTCAAATGAATAAAGTTCTGTCGAAGCATATCTGGCCATTAAGCACAGAAGATG GAATTGTGAAACAAAAGCAAAGAGCTGATGCAATTGACGATTGTCAGTCTGAAGTAGAATCCAGTAAGACAGTGGAAGAAGTggaagaggaagaggaagaggaagTAAAAGTAAAAGTAAAAGATAGTAAACCAAACAAAAGGAAACGAGG TAAGTCTGCTGAAGTGGATAAAGGTGTTAAAAAGAAAGCAGGTGGTTTTACTAAAGTGTGTAGCCTTTCTCCACAACTTCAATTGTTCATTGGAGAGTCCAAATTGGCAAGAACAGAG GTTGTCAGGAGACTTTGGCGCTATATTAAGGAGAACAATCTACAAGATCCAAAGAACAAGCAAAACATAATATGTGATAAGTCATTGCATACCCTTTTTAATGTTGATATCATCAACATGTTTCAAATGAATAAAGCCCTAGCAGCGCACATATGGCCATTGAAGATAGAAGATG AAGCTCCAGCGGACTCTTCACAAAGGGATGATAAGGCTAGACAGGATCAAGAAGAAG CATCTCCAGCAGACTCTTCACAAAGGGAGAAGCAGTCTGACGAAGAGCAAGAAGAGG GATCTGTCTGA
- the LOC115703240 gene encoding upstream activation factor subunit spp27 isoform X1, which yields MVSDEELVIRLREILCVSDLDTTTPSSVRRQLEADFGLALSDRKAFIREQIDIYLQSNLTKPQDQEEEVKEGDKGAEVAEVEQEEEGEAETEEGEDEDDSQGKDSRKGGSTKEEKVKKRGGFNKLCSLSPQLQEVVGEPELSRPEVVKKVWCHIRENNLQDPNNKRNIICDEPMRAIFRVKTINMFQMNKVLSKHIWPLSTEDGIVKQKQRADAIDDCQSEVESSKTVEEVEEEEEEEVKVKVKDSKPNKRKRGKSAEVDKGVKKKAGGFTKVCSLSPQLQLFIGESKLARTEVVRRLWRYIKENNLQDPKNKQNIICDKSLHTLFNVDIINMFQMNKALAAHIWPLKIEDEAPADSSQRDDKARQDQEEGDLDVNVTTCLFSFCMPFIYNSGGVFFYIILFFIWWISSNFWWFDSFTLFDV from the exons ATGGTTTCTGACGAAGAACTCGTGATCCGGCTCCGTGAGATTCTATGCGTTTCGGACCTTGATACCACCACGCCCAGCAGTGTCCGCCGCCAGCTCGAGGCCGATTTTGGGCTCGCTTTATCAGACCGAAAAGCCTTTATCCGCGAACAAATCGACATTTACCTGCAATCCAACCTCACCAAACCTCAAGACCAGGAAGAGGAAGTTAAAGAAGGGGATAAAGGAGCAGAGGTCGCTGAAGtagaacaagaggaagaaggcgAAGCCGAAACGGAAGAGGGAGAAGACGAGGATGATAGTCAGGGCAAAGATAGCAGAAAAGGAGG GTCGACCAAGGAGGAGAAAGTTAAAAAAAGAGGCGGCTTTAATAAATTATGTAGCCTTTCTCCACAGTTGCAAGAAGTTGTTGGAGAGCCAGAATTGTCCAGGCCAGag GTTGTGAAGAAAGTATGGTGCCACATCCGGGAAAATAATCTGCAGGATCCCAATAATAAGAGAAATATTATTTGTGATGAACCAATGCGTGCCATTTTCCGTGTTAAAACAATTAATATGTTTCAAATGAATAAAGTTCTGTCGAAGCATATCTGGCCATTAAGCACAGAAGATG GAATTGTGAAACAAAAGCAAAGAGCTGATGCAATTGACGATTGTCAGTCTGAAGTAGAATCCAGTAAGACAGTGGAAGAAGTggaagaggaagaggaagaggaagTAAAAGTAAAAGTAAAAGATAGTAAACCAAACAAAAGGAAACGAGG TAAGTCTGCTGAAGTGGATAAAGGTGTTAAAAAGAAAGCAGGTGGTTTTACTAAAGTGTGTAGCCTTTCTCCACAACTTCAATTGTTCATTGGAGAGTCCAAATTGGCAAGAACAGAG GTTGTCAGGAGACTTTGGCGCTATATTAAGGAGAACAATCTACAAGATCCAAAGAACAAGCAAAACATAATATGTGATAAGTCATTGCATACCCTTTTTAATGTTGATATCATCAACATGTTTCAAATGAATAAAGCCCTAGCAGCGCACATATGGCCATTGAAGATAGAAGATG AAGCTCCAGCGGACTCTTCACAAAGGGATGATAAGGCTAGACAGGATCAAGAAGAAGGTGATTTGGATGTTAATGTTACCACAtgtttgttttctttttgtatGCCATTCATTTATAATTCTGGTGGTgtctttttttatattattttatttttcatttggtGGATTTCTTCAAACTTTTGGTGGTTTGATTCATTTACATTGTTTGACGTATAG